From one Lotus japonicus ecotype B-129 chromosome 3, LjGifu_v1.2 genomic stretch:
- the LOC130747938 gene encoding protein mago nashi homolog — MATEEENNEFYLRYYVGHKGKFGHEFLEFEFRPDGKLRYANNSNYKNDTIIRKEVYLTPAVLRECRRIIAESEIMKEDDNNWPEPDRVGRQELEIVMGNEHISFTTSKIGSLVDVQSSADPEGLRIFYYLVQDLKCFVFSLISLHFKIKPI; from the exons ATGGCGACCGAAGAGGAGAACAATGAATTCTACCTGAGATACTACGTCGGACACAAGGGCAAGTTCGGCCACGAATTCTTGGAGTTCGAGTTCAGACCCGACGGCAAGCTCCGTTACGCCAACAACTCCAACTACAAAAACGACACCATCATCCGCAAGGAGGTTTACCTAACCCCCGCCGTCCTCCGCGAGTGCCGCCGTATCATAGCCGAGAGCGAG ATCATGAAGGAAGATGATAACAACTGGCCCGAACCTGACCGGGTCGGGCGGCAGGAGCTTGAGATTGTGATGGGGAATGAGCACATCTCCTTCACCACCTCCAAGATTGGCTCTCTTGTGGATGTTCAGAGCAGTGCTGATCCTGAAGGGCTTCGTATCTTTTACTATCTTGTTCAG GATTTGAAGTGCTTTGTCTTCTCTCTTATTTCACTTCACTTCAAGATCAAGCCTATATAA
- the LOC130743094 gene encoding uncharacterized protein LOC130743094: MDSGMNQAMTSLSAGVTGVIKFNGLNYADWSEQIQFQLGYMDLDLAIVTDEKPAAITETSTDDDKSYYEAWVRSNRLCLNLMRMTMAENVKPSMPKTDNAREFMAKVKEFSQSDITDKSIVGTLMSELTTKRFDWSQPIHDHVTSMANLAAKLKSMGMDEIKAMLIQEEGRLKKEKDHSIHLTTHDGASSSKAKPGKKEQKKDKALKVKEGRIHKEHVCYFCKKAGHFKKDCPKRKAWFEKKGIPFDPAHKRN; encoded by the exons ATGGATTCTGGCATGAATCAAG CTATGACTTCTTTGTCTGCTGGGGTCACTGGTGTGATCAAGTTCAATGGTCTTAACTATGCTGATTGGTCGGAACAGATTCAGTTTCAACTGGGTTATATGGATTTAGACCTAGCAATAGTTACAGACGAAAAGCCTGCAGCCATTACTGAGACCAGTACAGATGATGACAAGTCTTATTATGAGGCTTGGGTAAGGTCTAACAGGCTGTGTTTGAACTTGATGAGAATGACAATGGCTGAAAATGTTAAGCCATCCATGCCCAAAACAGACAATGCAAGGGAATTTATGGCAAAAGTTAAGGAGTTCTCACAATCAGACATAACTGACAAGTCCATTGTGGGAACTCTAATGAGTGAGTTGACGACCAAAAGGTTTGATTGGTCTCAACCCATTCATGATCATGTGACTAGCATGGCAAATCTGGCAGCAAAGCTGAAGTCCATGGGTATGGAT GAAATTAAGGCCATGTTGATTCAGGAGGAAGGGAGattaaagaaagagaaagaccACTCCATTCATCTCACGACTCATGATGGAGCTAGTAGCAGCAAGGCTAAACCAGGTAAAAAGGAACAGAAGAAGGACAAAGCCTTAAAGGTTAAAGAGGGCCGAATCCATAAGGAGCATGTGTGCTACTTCTGTAAGAAGGCTGGACACTTCAAGAAAGATTGTCCGAAAAGAAAGGCTTGGTTCGAAAAGAAAG GGATTCCTTTCGATCCAGCCCATAAGAGGAACTGA
- the LOC130747937 gene encoding NADPH-dependent aldo-keto reductase, chloroplastic, producing the protein MRNNHVRLNCGITMPLIGFGTYSFPNDKRTTEHAIHNALQMGYRHFDTAKIYGSEPAVGKALNETIYMGEIEREDIFVTSKLWGSDHHDPVSALKRTLENLGMEYLDMYLVHWPVKLKPWVNYPVPNEDDFESLDLETTWAGMEKCLEMGLCRCIGVSNFSSKKIEWLLDFASTPPAVNQVEMHPMWRQGKLRETCGDHKIHVSAYSPLGGPGNAWGSTAVVDHPTIKSIAHKHKATPAQVALNWGLSMGSSVIVKSFSQERMKENIGAFDLKLDDEDIWEIEELEELKIMRGEFHVNETTSPYRTIEELWDDEI; encoded by the exons ATGAGAAACAATCATGTGCGTTTGAACTGTGGCATTACAATGCCTCTCATTGGATTTGGCACTTACTCCTTCCCAAATGATAAGAGGACAACAGAACATGCCATCCACAATGCACTTCAG ATGGGTTATAGGCATTTTGATACAGCAAAAATATATGGTTCTGAGCCAGCAGTGGGGAAAGCCTTAAATGAGACAATCTACATGGGAGAAATAGAAAGGGAAGACATTTTCGTGACATCAAAACTGTGGGGGAGTGATCACCATGATCCTGTTTCTGCATTGAAACGAACTCTAGA GAATCTGGGCATGGAATATCTTGACATGTATCTAGTGCACTGGCCTGTCAAGTTGAAGCCATGGGTTAACTACCCTGTGCCTAATGAAGATGACTTTGAAAGTTTGGACCTTGAGACCACATGGGCAGGGATGGAGAAGTGCCTAGAAATGGGGTTGTGTAGGTGCATTGGGGTTAGCAATTTCTCTAGCAAGAAAATTGAGTGGCTATTAGATTTTGCTTCTACACCTCCAGCTGTTAACCAG GTTGAAATGCATCCAATGTGGAGGCAAGGAAAGCTCAGAGAGACATGTGGAGACCACAAGATCCATGTAAGTGCTTACTCACCACTTGGTGGACCAGGGAATGCTTGGGGATCTACAGCAGTGGTTGATCATCCAACCATCAAATCAATTGCCCACAAACACAAAGCAACTCCAGCACAG GTTGCATTGAATTGGGGACTATCAATGGGCTCAAGTGTAATTGTGAAAAGCTTCAGTCAAGAAAGAATGAAGGAGAATATAGGAGCATTTGATCTGAAATTGGATGATGAAGATATCTGGGAGATCGAGGAATTGGAGGAATTGAAGATCATGAGAGGGGAATTTCATGTTAATGAAACCACAAGTCCCTACAGAACAATTGAAGAGCTTTGGGATGATGAAATTTGA